The Cloeon dipterum chromosome X, ieCloDipt1.1, whole genome shotgun sequence genome includes a window with the following:
- the LOC135946062 gene encoding E3 ubiquitin-protein ligase Siah1-like, translating into MKNPTKSFSWSSKSSSRSAGEDREAKRSKRSTEVVGMAQSSANTVAASGSSSNADLVSLFECPVCFDHVLPPIQQCQSGHLVCASCRPKLSCCPTCRGPLGNIRNLAMERVAMTVMFPCKYASMGCELTLSHTDKVEHEDSCDFRPYVCPCPGAVCKWGGPLENVMAHLMSAHKSITTLQGEDIVFLATDINLPGAVDWVMMQSCFGHHFMLILEKQEKYEGHPQFFAVVQIIGSRKQAENFAYRLELNGMRRRLTYEATPRSIHEGVSTAIHNSDCLVFDPSIAQLFSDNGNLGINVTISTVSNL; encoded by the exons ATGAAGAATCCGACAAAGTCGTTTTCAT GGAGCAGCAAGTCGAGCAGCAGATCGGCCGGTGAGGACAGAGAGGCGAAGCGGAGCAAGCGCAGCACGGAGGTGGTCGGCATGGCACAGTCGTCGGCCAACACGGTCGCTGCGTCCGGATCATCTTCCAACGCCGACCTGGTCAGCCTTTTCGAGTGTCCCGTATGCTTTGACCATGTGCTGCCGCCGATCCAGCAGTGCCAGAGTGGACACCTCGTGTGCGCCTCGTGCAGGCCCAAACTCTCCTGCTGCCCCACTTGCAGGGGGCCATTAG GAAACATTAGAAACCTGGCGATGGAGCGTGTTGCCATGACTGTAATGTTCCCCTGCAAGTATGCCTCAATGGGATGTGAGCTCACACTGTCCCACACAGATAAAGTTGAGCACGAAGACAGCTGTGACTTCCGGCCCTACGTTTGCCCTTGCCCTGGCGCTGTGTGCAAGTGGGGCGGTCCTCTAGAGAACGTCATGGCGCACCTAATGTCAGCCCACAAATCTATAACCACATTACAAG gtGAGGACATAGTGTTTTTAGCCACAGACATCAACCTACCAGGGGCAGTTGATTGGGTTATGATGCAGTCATGTTTTGGCCATCACTTCATGCTCATTCTTGAAAAGCAAGAGAAGTACGAAGGGCACCCGCAGTTTTTTGCTGTTGTACAAATCATTGGATCTAGGAAgcaggctgaaaattttgcCTACAG ATTGGAGCTGAACGGCATGCGACGGCGCTTGACCTACGAAGCCACCCCTCGCTCGATCCACGAAGGTGTGTCCACTGCCATTCACAACTCTGACTGCCTTGTTTTCGACCCCAGCATCGCACAGCTCTTCTCGGACAACGGCAACCTCGGCATCAACGTCACTATTTCCACCGTTTCCAACCTCTAG
- the Dtd gene encoding D-aminoacyl-tRNA deacylase, with amino-acid sequence MRALIQRVGGAKVSVNGEVVSSIGKGLCVLIGINRDDGPKDLEYIVRKILNVRLFDDESGVRWKCSAKEKQLEILCVSQFTLYHELKGNKPDFHNSMGPDAAKTFYSTFLDELKKQYNPALIKDGKFGEYMKVEIDNDGPVTIMLESLNSKGKGGNDKNDTT; translated from the exons ATGAGAGCTTTAATACAGCGAGTTGGAGGAGCTAAAGTTTCAg TGAATGGAGAAGTAGTATCTTCAATTGGCAAGGGGTTGTGTGTTTTAATAGGGATAAATAGAGACGATGGACCAAAAGATTTGGAATACAT AGTacggaaaatattaaatgtccGGCTCTTCGATGACGAATCTGGCGTCCGATGGAAATGTAGCGCGAAGGAAAAACAATTGGAAATTCTTTGCGTTAGCCAGTTCACACTTTATCATGAGCTAAAAGGAAACAAGCCCGATTTTCACAACTCCATGGGCCCTGACGCAGCGAAAACCTTCTACTCGACATTTTTAGACGAACTCAAGAAGCAGTACAATCCAGCCCTGATTAAAG ATGGAAAGTTTGGCGAGTACATGAAGGTTGAGATCGATAATGACGGGCCTGTCACGATCATGCTCGAGTCCCTGAATAGCAAAGGTAAAGGTGGTAACGATAAAAACGACACTACGTGA